One segment of Thiohalobacter sp. DNA contains the following:
- the ccoN gene encoding cytochrome-c oxidase, cbb3-type subunit I: MDTSTTYNYKVVRQFTVMTVVWGIVGMLVGVFIAAQLVWPALNFDLPWLTYSRLRPLHTNAVIFAFGGSALFATSYYVVQRTCQVRLFSDGLAAFTFWGWQLIIVLAAVTLPLGITTSKEYAELEWPIDLLITVVWVAYAIVFFGTIMKRRTKHIYVANWFYGAFILTIAVLHVVNSAALPVTLTKSYSVYPGAIDAMVQWWYGHNAVGFFLTAGFLGMMYYFVPKQANRPVYSYRLSVVHFWALISTYMWAGPHHLHYTALPDWTQSLGMVFSLILLAPSWGGMINGIMTLSGAWHKLRDDPILKFLIVSLSFYGMSTFEGPMMSIKTVNALSHYTDWTIGHVHSGALGWVAMVSIGAMYYLLPRMFGREQMYSIKLIDLHFWIATIGVVLYIASMWIAGIMQGLMWRAVNEDGTLTYSFVESLEAMYPYYFVRFLGGAVFLSGMLIMAYNAIKTASGQRPVEAPIPQTA; the protein is encoded by the coding sequence ATGGATACATCGACCACCTACAACTACAAGGTCGTGCGCCAGTTCACCGTGATGACGGTGGTCTGGGGCATCGTGGGCATGCTGGTGGGCGTGTTCATCGCTGCCCAGCTGGTATGGCCGGCACTCAACTTCGACCTGCCCTGGCTGACCTACAGCCGGCTTCGTCCCCTGCACACCAATGCCGTCATCTTCGCCTTCGGCGGCTCGGCGCTGTTCGCGACGTCCTACTACGTCGTGCAGCGCACCTGTCAGGTCCGGTTGTTCTCGGACGGCCTTGCAGCCTTCACCTTCTGGGGCTGGCAGCTGATCATCGTGCTGGCTGCGGTGACCCTGCCGCTGGGCATCACCACCAGCAAGGAATACGCCGAACTCGAGTGGCCGATCGACCTGCTGATCACGGTGGTCTGGGTGGCCTATGCCATCGTCTTCTTCGGCACCATCATGAAGCGCCGGACCAAACACATCTATGTGGCGAACTGGTTCTATGGCGCCTTCATCCTGACCATTGCCGTGCTGCACGTGGTCAACAGCGCGGCACTGCCGGTGACCCTGACCAAGTCCTACTCGGTCTACCCCGGCGCGATCGATGCCATGGTGCAGTGGTGGTACGGACACAATGCCGTGGGCTTCTTCCTGACCGCGGGCTTCCTCGGCATGATGTACTACTTCGTGCCCAAGCAGGCGAATCGCCCGGTGTATTCCTACCGACTGTCGGTGGTGCACTTCTGGGCACTGATCTCCACCTACATGTGGGCCGGACCCCATCACCTGCATTACACCGCGCTGCCGGACTGGACCCAGTCGCTGGGCATGGTGTTCTCGCTGATCCTGCTGGCGCCCTCCTGGGGCGGCATGATCAACGGCATCATGACCCTCTCGGGTGCGTGGCACAAGCTGCGTGACGATCCCATCCTGAAATTCCTGATCGTTTCCCTGTCCTTCTATGGCATGTCCACTTTCGAGGGGCCGATGATGTCGATCAAGACGGTGAACGCGCTTTCGCACTACACCGACTGGACCATCGGTCACGTGCATTCCGGCGCACTCGGCTGGGTGGCCATGGTGTCCATAGGCGCCATGTACTATCTGTTGCCGCGCATGTTCGGCCGCGAACAGATGTATTCGATCAAGCTCATCGACCTGCACTTCTGGATCGCGACCATTGGCGTGGTGCTGTACATCGCCTCCATGTGGATCGCCGGCATCATGCAGGGCCTGATGTGGCGCGCGGTCAACGAGGACGGCACCCTGACCTACAGCTTCGTGGAGTCCCTGGAGGCGATGTACCCCTACTACTTCGTCCGCTTCCTGGGTGGCGCCGTGTTCCTGTCCGGCATGCTGATCATGGCCTACAACGCCATCAAGACGGCTTCCGGTCAGCGTCCGGTCGAAGCGCCGATCCCGCAGACGGCCTGA
- the fnr gene encoding fumarate/nitrate reduction transcriptional regulator Fnr, which yields MGSSTPSRIVSLAEMRTACETCSLHELCLPLELAHEDMEALDSIIKRRKPFQRGEFLFQQGDPFRAIYAVRAGSVKTYTHTDDGREQVTGFHLPSEIVGLDAITSHQHPCSARALETTSVCEIPFDKLEELGNQIPGLQRQLLRIMSREILEDQDMMIWLGKKSAEERLAALLLRFSRRFQDRHFSAVDFNLSMSRTDMANYLGLAVETVSRLFSRFQSEGLVTVDRKHVQIHDLAGLERMAGIDPGCSHRA from the coding sequence GCGCACGGCCTGCGAGACCTGCAGCCTGCACGAACTCTGCCTGCCGCTGGAGCTGGCGCACGAGGACATGGAGGCGCTGGACAGCATCATCAAGCGCCGCAAGCCCTTCCAGCGCGGCGAGTTCCTGTTCCAGCAGGGGGATCCCTTCCGCGCCATCTATGCCGTCCGCGCCGGTTCGGTGAAGACCTATACCCACACCGACGATGGCCGCGAGCAGGTCACCGGCTTCCACCTGCCCAGCGAGATCGTCGGCCTCGACGCCATCACCAGCCACCAGCACCCCTGCTCGGCCCGTGCGCTGGAGACCACCAGCGTGTGCGAGATCCCCTTCGACAAGCTGGAGGAACTGGGCAACCAGATCCCCGGCCTGCAGCGCCAGCTGCTGCGCATCATGAGCCGCGAAATCCTGGAGGACCAGGACATGATGATCTGGCTGGGCAAGAAATCGGCCGAGGAGCGCCTGGCGGCGCTGCTGCTGCGCTTCTCCCGACGCTTCCAGGACCGCCATTTCTCCGCGGTCGACTTCAATCTCAGCATGTCACGTACTGACATGGCCAATTATCTGGGTCTGGCCGTGGAAACCGTCAGCCGCCTGTTCTCCCGCTTCCAGAGCGAGGGGCTGGTGACGGTGGACCGCAAGCACGTGCAGATCCACGACCTCGCCGGCCTCGAGCGCATGGCCGGCATCGACCCCGGCTGCAGCCACCGCGCCTGA
- the ccoO gene encoding cytochrome-c oxidase, cbb3-type subunit II, with protein MSHEVVEKNVGLMAILILLVISVGGLVEIVPLFFLKSTTEPVEGLKPYTALQLEGRDVYIREGCYVCHSQMIRPFRAETERYGHYSVAGEFVYDHPFQWGSKRTGPDLARVGGRYSDEWHRVHLINPRDVVPESNMPGFPWLAENVLDGRHTAKKMEVMRTLGVPYTDADIAGAADAVRGKTELDALIAYLQNLGTAIKTRR; from the coding sequence ATGAGTCATGAAGTCGTTGAAAAAAATGTCGGCCTGATGGCCATCCTCATCCTCCTGGTCATCAGCGTCGGCGGCCTGGTGGAAATCGTGCCTCTGTTCTTCCTCAAGAGCACCACCGAGCCGGTGGAGGGGCTCAAGCCCTATACCGCGCTGCAACTCGAGGGGCGGGACGTCTACATCCGCGAGGGCTGCTATGTATGCCACTCGCAGATGATCCGACCCTTTCGGGCCGAGACCGAACGCTACGGGCACTACTCGGTGGCGGGCGAGTTCGTCTACGACCACCCCTTCCAGTGGGGCTCCAAGCGTACCGGACCCGACCTGGCCCGCGTGGGTGGCCGCTACTCGGACGAATGGCATCGGGTACACCTGATCAACCCGCGCGATGTGGTGCCGGAATCGAACATGCCCGGATTCCCCTGGCTGGCGGAGAATGTCCTCGACGGCAGGCACACGGCGAAGAAGATGGAGGTCATGCGCACCCTGGGCGTGCCCTACACAGACGCCGATATCGCCGGGGCCGCGGATGCGGTGCGCGGAAAGACAGAACTGGACGCGTTGATCGCCTATTTGCAGAACCTGGGCACGGCCATCAAGACCCGGAGGTGA
- a CDS encoding cbb3-type cytochrome oxidase subunit 3 yields the protein MDINDIRSLFTVLVFAAFIGVWIWAWSDKRRQAFDEAANLPFADDDTPLAADKQKESGHE from the coding sequence ATCGACATCAACGACATCCGCTCCCTGTTCACCGTACTGGTCTTTGCCGCCTTCATCGGCGTGTGGATCTGGGCCTGGAGCGACAAGCGCCGGCAGGCCTTCGACGAGGCAGCGAACCTGCCCTTCGCCGACGACGACACGCCTCTGGCGGCGGACAAGCAGAAGGAATCCGGTCATGAATGA